The window TTATAATgagttaaatataatatttttatacaaaaataaatttattaacacatgttaaacttttatatttacagctatatattatcttttttttttttgaaactctcaacaatatactgcttaaaaatgtttataaacaaaaatataatagtatataataacttttagttcatttactatttaaaattttgctatTAGGAAACTATGAATTTTAGTAATTCATGTAAAATATTAGTGACagatcaaattttaattataaattaaaattttattctaattataaaaaatatgttgagaaaaatttagaaaatatcaccaaaattaaaatatatttttataaaataatatattaatgtggtaacaaaaacaaattcaaaattcatgtaatcttccaaactcaaatattttttttatcatctccTAACTCAAAGATAGTtgtgaatttttcaaaaaaattcttgacaaaatataaagttttgaaaataaacaTCAAATTCGAAAtgattgtatttataattttacaaatgataaaagcatagataataaagaataactttttaaaatgcaCCACGAAAAAATAAACTAcatatgttgtaaaaattaaaagcaatctgatattttgaattcttaattaaaaataagataaaacttaatatcataacatccaaaaaatatcatatatcaataaaatttactaatataatatgatagatgctactatgcataaaatttactaaaataataggtctatagtatttaaaaacattatttttacttataaatcctGTAAAATACTAAATGATATATgttcaagtatttttttttaaacacaacatgtaattataaattattgtaaaaatatttatttcccataatataaataaataaatttaaaaatgtattatatgtaaaatgtataagttaaaaaaaaaacatattttaaaagaggttctctatttgattatttcagattGTTATTTTATTCTACCTAgttcgaaaatatattagtaagtaataaaaattaataataaagtaaaatgtattaaacaaatcactatatattaataatacagaataaaaaataacaataatattatagagttacacaatatataacactaaaatagaaattatatatttaaaatattgtaataatatcaaatacattaaTAACATGAAAAAATATCCGCGCGGACGTGTAggttaaaatctagttagaGTATTAAATTGGATATTCTAGTATTAAGAGCTTcatgaaatttagttatattatggGATTATctcttaaattaaaatatattatagttatttttgaattagttaattattttttatttgataatattacCATTAATAAATGTctaaaactaacatttttaatGGTAGCATGGATtataaatcatatgttagacgaaaattaattgtatataatgtttttgttttaatataatagacaACAAtgttttcagaaaaaaagaatagcTAACAAAAATGAGGATACTGTTGAGTGTTTTTGTAAGACTTGTATGACACTGAAATTGAGCTAAAATCAAAGCATATTTACCAATCACTCATTTAGTTCAATAGGGtacatatttagaaaaattaaaattcacatTGTAGGTtcatttctataaatttatatttggaaAAGGTAGGTCTTTAAATTTCACATTGTAGGTTATGTTTCCCATCCCCAGAATTTCGCAAACCAAGTTAGTGAGGGTAGAAACCTAAAGTtaatgattttggtttattattaatgtaaataactaaatatgtcatattaactattttttaagtGGTCATACTATGATTTgttaatatagataaaaacataatcctaaattaatagattagatgattCTAGAATTATATTCTGTCAAACAACGTTTTAACAAACTAAAACAAAGATTTTTACcggaaaacaaaaaactaaaacaatgagatgtcaaaaaaaaacaaaacaaagagtaGGACGATCACTAGCTGGAATAGAGGAATATCCGGatatccaaaaagaaaaaaaaacttggaaaaATGGCATTCCAAcatatagcttttttttttttgtatactaaACAACATATAGCTTGTTGGAATCAAATGAGATAGAAACTTTCAAATTCATACAAGAATGAGGCGTATTGGATTTCACAACTTAAATCAACAAAGAACAAGGAGGAtacttacttcttcttcttcttcaaccgtTCTTCCTCATCTTGCACCATCATGTCAAGAAACCATTCTCTCACCCCAAGatccaaaacccaaaacagATCTTCCAAGCAGTTTCAGCTTCTTGCGAGAAACAAAGCCATCCATTTCTTGCCCGGTACGTTACTCTTACTTCTTCAGAAAACTTGTAAGGActacattttttgttttcacaGTGTACTTATATGTTGTGAAAACAGAGGAATCAAGTTACAGATTCAGTGAACAGAGTTAAGCTCCGAGATGGGAGATTCCTAGCTTATAAAGAGAGAGGTGTTCCAAAGAACGAAGCCAAATACAAGATCATTCTTATTCATGGGTTTGGAAGCtccaaagagatgaacttctctgcttcaaaagtatattattttgggcctttttgtgggtttttagttttattgtaaAGTTGACTTTATCTTGTCTCACCTGGATTTTGTAGGAGTTGATAGAAGAGCTAGGCGTATATTTTCTACTCTACGACCGAGCTGGATATGGAGATTCTGATCCAAACCCGGAACGTTCGTTGCAAGGCGAAGCGCTTGACATAGAAGAACTTGCTCGTAAGTTGCAGATAGGACCCAAGTTTTACTTAATTGGAGTTTCCATGGGATCATATCCTACGTGGAGTTGTCTTAAACACATACCTCACAGGTAAAAATTGTCCACCCACCATTTAAGACTTTGAGTAAAAATCATAGGTTTAATATCCGTGGTTGAGTTTTTACAATTAACACCCCCAACAATCGTATAAAATAGTAACATTCGTGGTCTTATcgaagaaaatgttaaaattgtGGTTTTATcgtataaatgttaaattttgaggttttatatcgaagaataaaaatttataaatattgcaggctagtttttttcttttttttttttgaaaaagggtttGCTTGCAGGCTAGCTGGAGTGGCGTTTGTAGCTCCGGTCGTAAACTATGGGTGGCCGTCGCTTTCTAAGAAGCTTATAAAGAAAGACTACAGGAGGGGGCTTATAAAATGGTGTTTTCGGATATCGAAATATGCACCTGGCCTGTTAAATTGGTGGATCAGTCAGAAACTCTTCCCATCAACTACTTCAGTCCTTGAAAGCAATCAACTCTATTTCAACAGCAGTGACATTGAGGTACTCAAGAGAATTACCGGTTTTCCGATGCTTACTAAGGTAAATCCataccttatatatatatcacacatGAGCTTTTTGCTTATTCGGTTTAGTACTCAAGGTAAATCCATACCTTACTCTGATTAAAGTTCTGATTATTTGGTATAAGACCAAATTTTGGTCTGGTTCGTGGCAAGAAATCTCGATTCGGTTTAGTTCAGTTCAATTTTTAGTGGTCTTATTTGCTTGTAGGATAAACTACGGGAAAGGAGTGTATTTGATACTCTTAAAGACGATTTCTTGGCGGGGTTCGGGCATTGGGACTTTGATCCATCTGATGTAAGAATGAGTGGAGAGAACTCTGTTCATATATGGCATGGAAAGGAAGACAAGGTGGTTCCGTTTCAACTTCATAGATGCATCTTGAAGAAGCTGCCTTGGATCAAATATCATGAGATACCTCATGGAGGACATTTGATCGTACACTATGATGGTACGTGCGATGCGGTTCTAAGGGCACTATTGCTCGGGGAAAATCAAAAGATGTATCAACCCGAATACAACTAAAATCTCTTGTGTTTGGAGACACATACGATTTCAAATTGTTAACGAGCATTTTGTCATATAAGAACTACAATACATTCACAAAACTACatgaaacacacacacacacacacatatatatatatatgacctaCTAGTTAATCCTATTTTTCCTCCTATAGAGCAAGCCATGATCAAGAGAATGATAAACGTTGATTTTGGCATCTACAACTACAATATAGAGGAAGAAAATGGAGCAATACGTCTTTAACTTGTGTATGTATAGAAGGTTAACTATTATTTATCATACGAAATTACTGcaaattgttttacaaaaaaaaaaaaaaaagaaattactGCAAATTAGATTGAATGAAATATCTCATAAAATGTAACTTactgaaagtttaaaacaaataacaacACAGTGAAATCTAATTTAGACTAGACATTAGCACAAGCAGAATATACAGACCTCAACTTATCAAAATCTAGACACACCAAATATCCACATTTTTATCATTATAATTAAACCAGAGAAGGAAAAAATTAAACCAGGGAGTAGCACAATGTTCACACCAAAATTCAAGAGTTTGTTGTAACACTTATGCAGATCAGGATTAGGCTTAGGCCACACCTCTCTAGGATCAGACATCACTTCAGCAATTTGCTATTCGCTTTTTTCTTTCCTGTGGGTTTCTGTTTGTTATTTGCCTCATTTTTTTCCTACTGGGAATTAACCTCTGGATTGTGTAGTGTAACAGAAACCCTTCAAACTGGTTTCCCATTGATTAAATTTGAGTTTAGCTTCTAATATTCTCTGATCGAATCACTCACACTAGCTcatatcttcttcatcaatgTCTTTAAGATATATACTGGTTCTAAAGATGTGATCATCACgttagaatgagagaattattgagagtttatttctgggaaatgaagaaaatgaagaacat of the Brassica oleracea var. oleracea cultivar TO1000 unplaced genomic scaffold, BOL UnpScaffold01196, whole genome shotgun sequence genome contains:
- the LOC106321060 gene encoding uncharacterized protein LOC106321060, with product MRRIGFHNLNQQRTRRILTSSSSSTVLPHLAPSCQETILSPQDPKPKTDLPSSFSFLRETKPSISCPRNQVTDSVNRVKLRDGRFLAYKERGVPKNEAKYKIILIHGFGSSKEMNFSASKELIEELGVYFLLYDRAGYGDSDPNPERSLQGEALDIEELARKLQIGPKFYLIGVSMGSYPTWSCLKHIPHRLAGVAFVAPVVNYGWPSLSKKLIKKDYRRGLIKWCFRISKYAPGLLNWWISQKLFPSTTSVLESNQLYFNSSDIEVLKRITGFPMLTKDKLRERSVFDTLKDDFLAGFGHWDFDPSDVRMSGENSVHIWHGKEDKVVPFQLHRCILKKLPWIKYHEIPHGGHLIVHYDGTCDAVLRALLLGENQKMYQPEYN